Proteins encoded together in one Prunus dulcis chromosome 3, ALMONDv2, whole genome shotgun sequence window:
- the LOC117621241 gene encoding AUGMIN subunit 4, which translates to MVKGLQQQGQNLPPDLTQVIDQLERHCLAPDGSLVSKSAYFDLQLAREEMSRERLRYLEAMAIYGEAIAMVEEYQQAVSVANLGGIRDVQGLYLQSDLKNPPQLYETLEHRMIVAEAAQRLRLPLISKDGEIHEEEIEKCSTMSRSSLDSISTSVTISSSSNSTNFNTATSTSSAANNNLSLSVTDAVESGVGGVPNRFLGITPAYLWQTQLQQTPLSMDMTEYQLCLSREIEVRLVAKCDKLADAFIMDDNDSSSGHQNSSSCLPERVKLIIEEMEREEAALREDLYSADRKFAEYYNVLEQILGVLIKLVRDLKLQHQHKYDGLQKTWLCKRCETMSAKLRVLEHVLLLETYTKESIPALHKIRKYLLEATDEASIAYNKAVTRLREYQGVDPHFDSIARQYHDIVKKLENMQWTIDQIEMDLTHPDHVNA; encoded by the exons ATGGTGAAGGGACTCCAACAACAAGGGCAAAACCTGCCACCGGATTTGACCCAAGTCATTGATCAGCTGGAGCGCCACTGCTTGGCACCCGATGGTTCTCTCGTCTCCAAATCAGCCTACTTCGACCTCCAACtc GCAAGGGAGGAAATGTCCAGAGAAAGATTGCGTTACTTGGAAGCCATG GCAATTTATGGTGAGGCAATTGCAATGGTAGAAGAGTATCAACAAGCAGTTTCGGTGGCTAATCTTGGAGGAATTCGAGATGTTCAGGGTTTATATCTGCAATCGGACTTGAAGAATCCTCCTCAG TTGTATGAGACATTGGAGCATCGCATGATTGTTGCGGAAGCAGCTCAAAGATTGAGGCTTCCTCTTATCTCCAAAGATGGTGAAATTCATgaggaagaaattgaaaaatgcAGTACGATGTCACGCAGTTCCCTTGACAGTATCAGTACCAGCGTTACAATCAGCTCAAGTTCCAACTCAACCAATTTTAATACTGCTACTAGCACCAGTAGTGCAGCAAACAACAATCTTTCTCTTAGTGTTACTGATGCTGTGGAATCTGGAGTTGGTGGTGTTCCGAATCGCTTTCTTGGAATTACACCTGCATATTTATGGCAAACACAGCTCCAGCAAACACCATTGTCAATG GACATGACAGAATATCAGTTGTGTCTTTCTCGGGAGATTGAAGTCCGTTTGGTAGCTAAATGTGATAAATTAGCTGATGCCTTTATAATGGATGACaatg ACTCGTCATCTGGGCATCAGAATTCAAGTTCTTGCCTTCCAGAAAG GGTGAAGTTGATAATTGAGGAGATGGAAAGGGAGGAAGCAGCTCTGCGGGAAGATCTATATTCTGCGGATAGAAAATTTGCTGAATATTATAAt GTCCTAGAGCAGATACTGGGAGTGCTCATCAAACTGGTTAGAGATTTGAAGTTGCAACATCAACATAAATAT GACGGACTGCAAAAAACATGGCTTTGCAAGAGGTGTGAGACAATGAGTGCAAAATTGAG GGTTCTGGAGCATGTTCTCCTTCTTGAAACTTATACTAAGGAGTCAATACCGGCCCTACATAAAATAAG GAAGTATCTCCTTGAAGCTACAGATGAAGCTTCAATCGCATATAATAAAGCG GTTACACGTCTTAGAGAATATCAGGGTGTTGATCCTCACTTTGATTCAATTGCAAGGCAGTACCATGATATTGTAAAG AAATTGGAAAATATGCAATGGACAATCGACCAAATTGAAATGGACCTGACACACCCAGATCACGTAAATGCATAG
- the LOC117621239 gene encoding malonate--CoA ligase isoform X1, translating into MRSTSPFKSLNRQLKSLCFYSPALRLRASCYFRRTNHFLCLSESRLFSSLQSGSFMDAVKVTNQGSATRDDVAIRYDQKSYSYNQLISSASSISSLLSSRHLNATSEASKHESPSAAIDCGRGQGHLGGARIGIVAKPSAEFVAGILGTWLSGGVAVPLALSYPEAELLHVMNDSDVSMILSTEDHQQLMENVAAKCAAQVSLIPPVPSSSSEKSADRNLQAGEIDADRIFHRNKKQSSDDPALIIYTSGTTGKPKGVVHTHKSISAQVQTLAEAWEYTYADQFLNCLPLHHVHGLFNAVLAPLYAGSTVEFMPKFSVRGIWQRWRESYPINGTKAADGITVFTGVPTMYTRLIQAHEAMDPELKAASACAARQLRLMMCGSSALPQPVMHKWESITGHRLLERYGMTEFVMAISNPLRGERKAGTVGKPFPGVEVRIVAEDDSGSDIIGVGELCIRSPSVFKEYWKLPEVTKESFTSDGFFRTGDAGTVDEDGYYIILGRTSADIMKVGGYKLSALEIESVLLQHPAVEECCVLGLPDENYGEIVCAIIVPEVEAKRKQKEELRPAISLEDLSAWAKDKLAPYKIPTRLLLWDSIPRNAMGKVNKKELKKTLASDS; encoded by the exons ATGAGATCCACCTCCCCATTTAAATCTCTCAACCGACAGCTGAAGTCCCTCTGCTTTTATTCCCCTGCTTTGCGTCTCAGGGCCTCCTGCTACTTCAGAAGGACCAACCATTTTCTCTGCTTATCAGAATCTCGTCTTTTCTCTT CATTGCAATCTGGTTCATTTATGGATGCGGTAAAGGTAACTAATCAAGGGTCTGCAACTCGTGATGATGTTGCTATTAGATATGATCAGAAGAGTTACAGTTACAATCAACTAATCTCTTCTGCATCAAGTATATCTAGCTTGTTATCTAGTCGTCACTTGAACGCG ACTTCCGAAGCAAGTAAGCATGAATCTCCTTCAGCAGCAATTGATTGTGGAAGAGGACAAGGGCATCTTGGAGGGGCTAGAATAGGAATTGTGGCCAAGCCCTCAGCCGAATTTGTTGCTGGTATACTTGGGACCTGGCTTAGTGGAGGTGTTGCGGTTCCACTTGCTCTCAGCTATCCTGAAGCTGAGCTCTTGCATGTGATGAATGATTCA GATGTCTCCATGATTCTGAGTACTGAAGATCACCAGCAACTTATGGAAAATGTTGCTGCTAAATGTGCTGCTCAAGTTTCTCTTATTCCACCCGTTCCTAGCAGTTCTTCAGAAAAAAGCGCAGATCGTAATTTACAAGCTGGAGAAATAGACGCAGATAGAATTTTTCACCGGAATAAAAAGCAATCAA GTGACGATCCTGCATTAATTATATACACTAGTGGTACAACAGGAAAACCTAAAGGAGTTGTGCATACGCACAAAAGCATCAGTGCACAG GTCCAAACCTTGGCAGAAGCTTGGGAGTATACATATGCTGATCAGTTCTTGAATTGTCTACCACTACATC ATGTTCATGGGCTTTTCAATGCTGTACTTGCCCCCCTCTATGCAGGTTCCACG GTTGAGTTTATGCCAAAATTTAGCGTGAGGGGTATTTGGCAGAGATGGCGTGAATCATATCCAATAAATGGAACTAAGGCAGCTGATGGCATAACTGTATTTACAGGA GTTCCGACCATGTATACTCGATTGATACAAGCTCATGAAGCAATGGATCCAGAGCTAAAAGCTGCCTCTGCCTGTGCTGCAAGACAGTTGCGTCTTATG ATGTGTGGTTCCTCTGCACTCCCTCAACCTGTAATGCATAAATGGGAATCCATCACAGGACATCGTCTTTTGGAACGATATGGCATGACAGAG TTTGTCATGGCAATATCAAACCCCTTAAGAGGTGAGCGGAAGGCAGGCACGGTTGGAAAACCATTTCCAGGTGTGGAG GTAAGGATTGTTGCAGAAGATGACAGTGGAAGTGATATTATAGGCGTGGGTGAGCTTTGTATCAGAAGCCCTTCAGTATTCAAGGAATATTGGAAACTTCCTGAG GTAACCAAGGAATCATTTACAAGTGATGGGTTCTTCAGAACTGGAGATGCTGGTACAGTGGACGAAGATGGGTACTATATCATATTGGGAC GTACTAGTGCTGATATTATGAAGGTTGGTGGATACAAGTTATCTGCATTAGAAATCGAATCAGTTCTTTTACAG CACCCGGCTGTGGAGGAGTGTTGTGTGTTGGGCTTGCCAGACGAAAACTATGGAGAAATTGTTTGTGCAATAATAGTGCCAGAGGTTGAAgcgaaaaggaaacaaaaggaagaactGAGACCTGCTATAAGCTTGGAGGATCTATCTGCTTGGGCAAAAGACAAACTTGCACCATACAAG ATACCGACACGACTGCTTCTGTGGGATTCAATACCTCGGAATGCGATGGGAAAG GTGaataaaaaagagttgaaGAAAACTCTGGCTTCTGATTCATAG
- the LOC117621239 gene encoding malonate--CoA ligase isoform X2 — MRSTSPFKSLNRQLKSLCFYSPALRLRASCYFRRTNHFLCLSESRLFSSLQSGSFMDAVKVTNQGSATRDDVAIRYDQKSYSYNQLISSASSISSLLSSRHLNATSEASKHESPSAAIDCGRGQGHLGGARIGIVAKPSAEFVAGILGTWLSGGVAVPLALSYPEAELLHVMNDSDVSMILSTEDHQQLMENVAAKCAAQVSLIPPVPSSSSEKSADRNLQAGEIDADRIFHRNKKQSSDDPALIIYTSGTTGKPKGVVHTHKSISAQVQTLAEAWEYTYADQFLNCLPLHHVHGLFNAVLAPLYAGSTVEFMPKFSVRGIWQRWRESYPINGTKAADGITVFTGVPTMYTRLIQAHEAMDPELKAASACAARQLRLMMCGSSALPQPVMHKWESITGHRLLERYGMTEFVMAISNPLRGERKAGTVGKPFPGVEVRIVAEDDSGSDIIGVGELCIRSPSVFKEYWKLPEVTKESFTSDGFFRTGDAGTVDEDGYYIILGRTSADIMKVGGYKLSALEIESVLLQHPAVEECCVLGLPDENYGEIVCAIIVPEVEAKRKQKEELRPAISLEDLSAWAKDKLAPYKVNKKELKKTLASDS; from the exons ATGAGATCCACCTCCCCATTTAAATCTCTCAACCGACAGCTGAAGTCCCTCTGCTTTTATTCCCCTGCTTTGCGTCTCAGGGCCTCCTGCTACTTCAGAAGGACCAACCATTTTCTCTGCTTATCAGAATCTCGTCTTTTCTCTT CATTGCAATCTGGTTCATTTATGGATGCGGTAAAGGTAACTAATCAAGGGTCTGCAACTCGTGATGATGTTGCTATTAGATATGATCAGAAGAGTTACAGTTACAATCAACTAATCTCTTCTGCATCAAGTATATCTAGCTTGTTATCTAGTCGTCACTTGAACGCG ACTTCCGAAGCAAGTAAGCATGAATCTCCTTCAGCAGCAATTGATTGTGGAAGAGGACAAGGGCATCTTGGAGGGGCTAGAATAGGAATTGTGGCCAAGCCCTCAGCCGAATTTGTTGCTGGTATACTTGGGACCTGGCTTAGTGGAGGTGTTGCGGTTCCACTTGCTCTCAGCTATCCTGAAGCTGAGCTCTTGCATGTGATGAATGATTCA GATGTCTCCATGATTCTGAGTACTGAAGATCACCAGCAACTTATGGAAAATGTTGCTGCTAAATGTGCTGCTCAAGTTTCTCTTATTCCACCCGTTCCTAGCAGTTCTTCAGAAAAAAGCGCAGATCGTAATTTACAAGCTGGAGAAATAGACGCAGATAGAATTTTTCACCGGAATAAAAAGCAATCAA GTGACGATCCTGCATTAATTATATACACTAGTGGTACAACAGGAAAACCTAAAGGAGTTGTGCATACGCACAAAAGCATCAGTGCACAG GTCCAAACCTTGGCAGAAGCTTGGGAGTATACATATGCTGATCAGTTCTTGAATTGTCTACCACTACATC ATGTTCATGGGCTTTTCAATGCTGTACTTGCCCCCCTCTATGCAGGTTCCACG GTTGAGTTTATGCCAAAATTTAGCGTGAGGGGTATTTGGCAGAGATGGCGTGAATCATATCCAATAAATGGAACTAAGGCAGCTGATGGCATAACTGTATTTACAGGA GTTCCGACCATGTATACTCGATTGATACAAGCTCATGAAGCAATGGATCCAGAGCTAAAAGCTGCCTCTGCCTGTGCTGCAAGACAGTTGCGTCTTATG ATGTGTGGTTCCTCTGCACTCCCTCAACCTGTAATGCATAAATGGGAATCCATCACAGGACATCGTCTTTTGGAACGATATGGCATGACAGAG TTTGTCATGGCAATATCAAACCCCTTAAGAGGTGAGCGGAAGGCAGGCACGGTTGGAAAACCATTTCCAGGTGTGGAG GTAAGGATTGTTGCAGAAGATGACAGTGGAAGTGATATTATAGGCGTGGGTGAGCTTTGTATCAGAAGCCCTTCAGTATTCAAGGAATATTGGAAACTTCCTGAG GTAACCAAGGAATCATTTACAAGTGATGGGTTCTTCAGAACTGGAGATGCTGGTACAGTGGACGAAGATGGGTACTATATCATATTGGGAC GTACTAGTGCTGATATTATGAAGGTTGGTGGATACAAGTTATCTGCATTAGAAATCGAATCAGTTCTTTTACAG CACCCGGCTGTGGAGGAGTGTTGTGTGTTGGGCTTGCCAGACGAAAACTATGGAGAAATTGTTTGTGCAATAATAGTGCCAGAGGTTGAAgcgaaaaggaaacaaaaggaagaactGAGACCTGCTATAAGCTTGGAGGATCTATCTGCTTGGGCAAAAGACAAACTTGCACCATACAAG GTGaataaaaaagagttgaaGAAAACTCTGGCTTCTGATTCATAG